The Sesamum indicum cultivar Zhongzhi No. 13 linkage group LG6, S_indicum_v1.0, whole genome shotgun sequence genome has a segment encoding these proteins:
- the LOC105165237 gene encoding wee1-like protein kinase encodes MKRKVLRRGNPNSDTKRHRKSSGIMVKGTLANHLTMQLDQVSLNLPLQSVNPSRFQRLLDSEAHSESLPPDCDADTADEKDFILSQDFFCTPDYITPEMPAINVDWDKENIPCPKSPEKIKTIRSKRQKLDVNLETSLESTEIGHQSLVDLAKDTLVTDEMKTEKAVELQKSRSYVSQSAVALRCRVMPPPCLKNPYLKDVSEFDADPFGHQRSKCAGFYPAGIGGDGLSRYRTDFHEIEKIGNGNFNHVFKVLKRIDGCMYAVKHSMRQLHQDTERRKALMEVQALAALGYHENIVGYYSSWFENEQLYIQLELCDHSLSFNKLPKLLTEAEALDAMYQIAKALQHIHGRGIAHLDIKPDNVYVKERVYKLGDFGCATRIDKSLPVEEGDARYMPQEILNENYDNLDKVDIFSLGASIYELVRGTPLPESGPHFLNLREGKLPLLPGHSLQFQNLIKVMMDADPVRRPSAKELVENPIFYRHKRIGGNK; translated from the exons ATGAAGAGAAAAGTTCTGAGGAGGGGAAATCCGAACAGTGATACGAAGAGACACAGAAAAAGTTCTGGAATAATGGTGAAAGGCACATTGGCTAATCACTTGACAATGCAACTAGATCAAGTCTCCTTGAACTTGCCTCTTCAATCGGTGAATCCCTCTCGATTCCAGAGGCTTCTCGATTCCGAAGCTCATTCAGAGTCTTTGCCACCCGATTGTGATGCTGATACGGCCGATGAAAAGGATTTCATTCTCAGTCAAGACTTTTTCTG TACACCTGATTATATTACTCCGGAGATGCCCGCTATCAATGTAGATTGGGACAAG GAAAATATTCCATGTCCAAAGTCACCtgagaaaattaaaaccaTTAGGAGCAAACGGCAAAAACTAG ATGTTAACTTGGAGACATCCCTCGAATCAACTGAAATTGGCCATCAATCATTGGTTGATCTTGCAAAAGATACTTTAGTGACAGATGAAATGAAGACAGAAAAAGCTGTTGAATTGCAAAAGAGTCGCAGTTATGTTTCACAATCTGCAGTGGCTTTACGCTGTAGAGTCATGCCTCCTCCATGCCTGAAGAATCCATACCTTAAGGATGTATCAGAATTTGATGCTGACCCTTTTGGCCATCAGCGATCCAAGTGTGCAG GTTTTTACCCAGCGGGTATTGGTGGTGATGGCCTTTCACGCTACCGCACAGATTTCCATGAAATAGAG AAAATTGGTAATGGAAACTTCAACCATGTTTTCAAAGTCCTAAAGAGAATTGATGGTTGTATGTATGCCGTGAAACATAGTATGAGACAGTTGCATCAGGATACGGAAAg GCGCAAGGCTTTGATGGAAGTTCAAGCCTTGGCAGCTTTAG GGTACCATGAGAATATAGTTGGCTACTATTCCTCTTGGTTTGAAAATGAGCAACTCTACATCCAATTGGAGCTGTGTGATCACAGCCTGTCTTTCAATAAACTACCTAAGTTATTGACAGAGGCAGAAGCTTTAGATGCAATGTATCAG ATTGCTAAGGCATTGCAGCATATACACGGGAGAGGGATAGCTCACTTAGATATAAAGCCTGATAATGTTTATGTAAAAGAGAGAGTTTATAAACTTGGTGATTTTGGTTGTGCCACTCGCATTGATAAAAGCTTGCCAGTAGAAGAAGGGGATGCACGCTACATGCCTCAAGAAATCCTGAATGAGAATTATGATAATCTCGACAAAGTTGATATATTCTCCTTGGGAGCTTCTATCTATGAGCTCGTGCGAGGAACACCCTTACCTGAATCGGGGCCTCATTTTCTCAATCTTAGGGAAGGAAAACTACCTCTTCTTCCTGGCCATTCATTGCAGTTTCAGAACTTAATCAAG GTCATGATGGATGCTGATCCTGTACGGAGACCATCTGCAAAAGAACTAGTTGAGAACCCAATTTTTTACAGGCACAAAAGAATTGGAGGAAACAagtaa